In one Populus nigra chromosome 12, ddPopNigr1.1, whole genome shotgun sequence genomic region, the following are encoded:
- the LOC133669651 gene encoding zinc finger protein VAR3, chloroplastic — protein sequence MSSNATRFLMLLTTTTTIPSPLRYPSILRLTRHHIPSSLSSLSHHHHNLFTLSLPRPLKSNSSPSQHHQQLHTTAHFSDSPSTSTSFPSTSGFSDPWPEWSKFVNNLSAAGYFNIKHGSNTPSDDLTSVDDLSEGFLRSCTASLAFARDKPQALGMLSRRDIEVVVQSGLPFLFKNSDDSVRRMRLFLHGSDCNVPNTDKARTVDLMKFLLSYASSFVSSVKTNLHNLELVEPSVRSLFSELAQLGYNAVEENLNGSFGNQFPDRYGQTPRPRGQNIEMKRGDWICPGCSFMNFARNMKCLECDEQRPKRQLTGGEWECPQCDFYNYARNMVCLRCDCKRPGGVSPVSTSSGSDIGYGSGSYVNKSDLVSRLAANEKKAQQRHGNVSQMDSSLDRNGAKADEDFPEIMPLRKGVNRFVVSTRKTPLERRLANSQFQENMGTDDTRERNDNQSIGTTNPLNQTINRSPASPLFSAPRGSNSNYVPFVPLPADMFAKKPENSKMEEREKLETVNYESLTSSNGEQKGVISERSEHGKSRDSCQPSEMSMDQNLSDDNEKDLAEKSERWFKRVAELHNVTDLTSAISDDDFPEIMPLRKGENKFVVSKKKDRSLTSPMYKRHAAMEQANTTNSVPFVPFPPNYFAKKDNQQPDETDSHDKGVSETSSSATLEKHPQKLDDARLGVTHAAQEDSTGSWSGEKKSDLKKGATYGESAGGNFTQNFIDPLPAGRDSWNTGNSRSANATGTSNQMGNSMQNLNNSPANTNDSESNGSSWKENISEKKIFTGTAPQSSKNQSVGDSWTGKSLEGSAVKEPDPLDMSEEAKSERWFRRVAQIKDISELSQIPDEDFPSIMPMRKGVNRFVVSKRKTPLERRLTSTQYRKNLPIVSSDPVKENDSS from the exons ATGAGCAGCAACGCCACCAGGTTCCTCATGCTCCTCACCACCACAACCACCATTCCTTCCCCACTCCGTTACCCATCGATCCTCCGCCTCACCCGCCACCATATTCCCTCATCTCTCTCCTCCCTttcccaccaccaccacaacctCTTCACTCTCTCCCTTCCTCGCCCTTTAAAATCCAATTCCTCCCCATCCCAGCACCACCAACAACTCCATACCACTGCCCATTTCTCCGATTCCCCTTCCACCTCCACTTCCTTTCCTTCAACCTCCGGGTTCTCCGACCCCTGGCCAGAGTGGTCTAAATTTGTTAACAACCTCTCTGCGGCcggttattttaatatcaagcATGGTTCTAACACTCCAAGTGATGATCTCACCTCAGTTGATGATTTATCAGAGGGGTTTTTGCGTTCTTGCACTGCTTCCTTAGCTTTCGCGCGTGATAAACCTCAGGCTTTAGG GATGCTTTCGAGAAGAGATATTGAGGTCGTGGTTCAAAGTGGGTTGCCATTTTTGTTCAAGAATAGTGACGATTCAGTGAGGAGGATGAGGTTGTTTTTGCATGGAAGTGATTGTAAT GTGCCAAATACTGATAAAGCACGGACAGTGGACCTGATGAAGTTTCTATTGAGTTATGCCAGCAGTTTTGTTTCTTCTGTGAAGACCAATCTTCATAATTTAGAACTTGTGGAGCCATCTGTTCGAAGTCTCTTTAGTGAGTTGGCTCAGCTGGGCTACAATGCTGTGGAGGAAAACCTAAATGGTTCATTTGGAAATCAGTTCCCTGATAGATATGGACAAACACCAAGGCCTCGTGGGcaaaatattgaaatgaaaagaGGTGACTGGATATGCCCAGG GTGTAGTTTCATGAACTTTGCAAGAAACATGAAATGCCTTGAATGTGATGAACAACGGCCCAAGAGACAACTTACTGGTGGAGAGTGGGAGTGTCCTCA ATGTGATTTCTATAATTATGCAAGGAACATGGTATGCTTAAGGTGTGATTGCAAGCGACCAGGAGGTGTTTCACCTGTTAGCACCAGCTCTGGATCAGACATAGGATATGGCAGTGGGAGCTATGTGAATAAAAGTGATCTGGTTAGCAGGCTGGCTGCCAATGAAAAGAAGGCACAGCAGAGGCATGGCAATGTTTCTCAGATGGACAGTTCTTTGGACAGGAATGGTGCCAAAGCAGATGAAGATTTTCCTGAAATAATGCCATTGAGGAAAGGGGTGAACAGATTTGTTGTCAGCACAAGGAAGACTCCACTGGAAAGGAGGTTGGCAAATTCTCAATTCCAAGAAAACATGGGTACTGATGACACTCGGGAAAGGAATGATAATCAAAGCATAGGTACAACCAATCCCCtcaaccaaactatcaatcggAGCCCTGCTTCACCACTATTTAGTGCCCCTAGAGGAAgcaattccaattatgttcCGTTTGTGCCGTTACCTGCTGACATGTTTGCCAAGAAACCTGAGAACTCAAAGATGGAGGAGAGGGAGAAGTTGGAGACAGTCAACTATGAATCTCTTACTTCAAGCAACGGTGAGCAGAAAGGTGTTATTTCTGAGCGCAGTGAGCATGGTAAGTCAAGAGATAGTTGCCAACCCTCTGAGATGTCCATGGACCAGAATCTGAGTGATGATAATGAGAAAGACCTAGCTGAAAAATCAGAGAGATGGTTTAAGAGGGTAGCAGAGTTGCATAACGTCACTGATCTGACTAGTGCAATTTCAGATGATGACTTCCCTGAGATCATGCCATTGCGTAAAGGAGAGAATAAATTTGTTGTTAGCAAGAAGAAAGATAGGTCGCTGACTTCTCCAATGTACAAGAGACATGCAGCCATGGAGCAAGCTAATACCACAAATTCCGTACCCTTTGTCCCCTTCCCACCCAACTACTTTGCTAAAAAGGATAATCAGCAACCAGATGAGACAGATTCCCATGATAAAGGTGTTAGCGAAACCTCAAGTTCTGCAACTCTGGAGAAGCATCCACAGAAGTTGGATGATGCCAGACTTGGGGTTACCCATGCAGCTCAGGAGGACAGTACAGGGAGCTGGTCTGGGGAGAAGAAGAGTGATTTAAAGAAAGGTGCCACTTATGGGGAATCGGCAGGTGGAAATTTTACCCAAAATTTTATCGATCCCCTGCCAGCTGGCAGGGATAGTTGGAACACTGGAAATTCTAGGAGTGCGAATGCCACTGGGACATCAAATCAAATGGGGAACTCAATGCAAAACTTAAATAATTCCCCCGCAAATACCAATGACAGCGAGAGTAATGGATCTTCCTGGAAAGAGAATATCAGTGAGAAGAAGATTTTCACGGGAACTGCACCTCAATCATCTAAGAATCAGAGTGTTGGGGATAGCTGGACTGGAAAGAGTTTGGAAGGGTCGGCTGTGAAGGAACCAGATCCTTTGGACATGTCTGAAGAGGCCAAGTCAGAAAGGTGGTTCCGACGGGTTGCGCAGATCAAGGACATCTCAGAGCTCAGTCAGATCCCAGATGAGGATTTCCCATCAATAATGCCAATGCGGAAAGGGGTGAATAGATTTGTTGTgagcaaaagaaaaacaccgTTAGAGAGAAGGTTGACATCTACCCAGTATAGAAAAAATCTTCCAATTGTCAGCTCTGATCCTGTGAAGGAAAATGACAGTAGCTGA